The Rhodococcus rhodochrous DNA window CTCGGACGGCACCGTGCAGGCCGCGAACATCTTCACCACCGATCCGTCGCTGAGCACCGAACCATTTGTGGCGCTGGAGGACCCGGAATCGATCTTCGGAGCCCAGAACGTCACCCCACTGGTGCACCGCGCCGATCTCGACGACGACGACGTCGCGAAGATCGACGCCGTGTCCGACAAGCTCACCACCGACACCCTCGTCGTCCTGGTCGGACAGGTGGTCACCGACGGCCGCGACATCGACGTCGTCGCCGAGGAGTGGCTGCAGCAGAACGATCTGAACTGACGGAAGTCGGTGCCGCGTGATCATATTCGACAACGTCGAGAAGCGATATCCCGACGGGACCGTCGCCGTCGACGGACTCTCGCTGGAGGTCCCGACGGGCACCCTGACGGTGTTCGTCGGACCGTCGGGCTGCGGGAAGACCACCTCGTTGCGCATGATCAACCGGATGGTCGAACCCTCGGGCGGGCGTGTGCTCGTCGGGGGCCGCGACGTCCGGGACGAGGATCCCCGGATCCTGCGCCGCGGCATCGGATACGTGATCCAGCACGCCGGACTGTTCCCCCATCGCACGGTGGTCGACAATGTCGCCACCGTGCCCCGACTGCTCGGCGCGAGCCGTAAGGAGGCCCGCGCGACCGCGATGGACGTGCTCACCCGGGTCGGACTCGGAAAGGAACTGGCGCAACGCTATCCGTCTCAGCTGTCCGGCGGGCAGCAGCAGCGTGTCGGTGTGGCCCGCGCGCTGGCGGCCGATCCTCCGATCCTGTTGATGGACGAGCCGTTCTCCGCGGTCGATCCCGTGGTCCGCAAGGATCTGCAGGACGAACTCCTGCGCCTGCAATCGGTGCTGGCCAAGACGATCGTGCTCGTCACCCACGACATCGACGAGGCGATCAAACTGGGCGACCGCGTGGCCGTCCTGCGACCGGGCGGGGTGCTCGCCCAGTACGCGACACCGGAGGAGCTTCTCACCTCCCCCGCCGACGATTTCGTCGCCGGATTCCTCGGCGTCGATCGCGGTGTGCGGCTCATGTCGTTCTTCTCGTCCGCCGACCTGCCGCTGCGCACCGACCCGATCGTCACCCGCGATGCCGCCGAACTCGCCGTCGGCGACGGCTGGCTTCTCGTCGTCGACGACGACGGACGCCCGACGGGGTGGCACGACGGCAGTGCCGATACGGAATTCCTGCCGGCCGGAAGGCCGTTCGTTCCCGGGCGGGATCCGCTGCGCGCCGTGCTCGACGCGGCCGTGCTCTCACCGTCGGGTCATGCCGTGGCGGTGGACGACGACGGACGTGCGCTCGGGGTGATCAGCAGCGAAGAGGTGGCCGCGGCGGTCCGCGCAGCGCACAACCACAGAGAGGCCGGCACCCCGTCTCCGCTCGAGATGCGGAAGTCGCGGTGAGCCTGCGGATTCCCGGCTATCTCGGGAC harbors:
- a CDS encoding ABC transporter ATP-binding protein gives rise to the protein MIIFDNVEKRYPDGTVAVDGLSLEVPTGTLTVFVGPSGCGKTTSLRMINRMVEPSGGRVLVGGRDVRDEDPRILRRGIGYVIQHAGLFPHRTVVDNVATVPRLLGASRKEARATAMDVLTRVGLGKELAQRYPSQLSGGQQQRVGVARALAADPPILLMDEPFSAVDPVVRKDLQDELLRLQSVLAKTIVLVTHDIDEAIKLGDRVAVLRPGGVLAQYATPEELLTSPADDFVAGFLGVDRGVRLMSFFSSADLPLRTDPIVTRDAAELAVGDGWLLVVDDDGRPTGWHDGSADTEFLPAGRPFVPGRDPLRAVLDAAVLSPSGHAVAVDDDGRALGVISSEEVAAAVRAAHNHREAGTPSPLEMRKSR